CGGCCTCAAATACTCAAGAATGAAGCTAATTGTTCATGTTACAATTTAGGAAATGATAGTGCTACAGACCTCACAGACAAATGTATATCTAAACAATAAATTGcacaacatgtttattgtgCTTTAGAGGGAGTGATGGATAAACAATGGAAGTATTGACTGAAGCGTCCTCAAGCATGCTGTTGTCCCCTATCCATTCAGCAGATGGtttgtgtctgatcagactaaAACGTTTAGGGAGTGGAGGTCATCTCAAGGTCCAGGGAGCAGCAGACAGCTCAGCATGTTTGAGTCAAAGGTAACAGGCCATCCTCTCGTGTCAGCAATATTGCAAATCAATGCTCTTTTCTCCcttttaatgcagtgatggaTAGAGAACTCAAATTGACAACAGATAAAGCTTTGATTTATGCATTGCATAGTATTTTGACTTGTTTAACTCTCTGTTGTTCAGACTTAACAACTCCTCCCTCCTTCATGACTTCTAAAAATGTCACAGACTCTGACGTCCTTGTCTCGCTTCTGCTTTTCTATTTGCTGCTTCTATTTGCTAGCGGATTTATCAAACGTCAGCAGAATTGGCCCTGCCAAAGATTTGTTAGTGGTGGCAGTTTGGCTCTGGGCCAGACCAGTTATTCTGCTCAAAATGGCAATTTtataccttaaaaaaaaaaccttttatcCTTTGACTGTGGCTCCAATTTGAACCCAAACAGGAAACCAAAGTAAACAAAATGTCTCCTGTGAAGTTTGAGCATGTTACTGGAGGGTTTATGAAGGAGGGTCTCATAGTGTGTCTAGTAGTGCAGGCACTTGTACATTAAACATATTAACTGAACAGGTAGTGAAACTGAAACCTAATAGTTTCAGTTTCATACTAAGACGGACTACTCCGCTCTAGACTTGTTGCGATGATctttgaacaaacacacacagtatgagcattcatataaacacagacatgcaaaTCGATGGTGAATTTGACGTCACCTtacattcaaaaacaaagtgCTCCAGAGTTTTAATTCAGACTGAACAATCAGAATCAATACCATTATggagaaaatacaaacatatgCAAAGATTGCAAAACACATATTCCAATCATGTGTGCCTTTGTGTTCGGAATTAAGACAGAAATTAAAATTTGCAGGGAAAATGAGGTCACCATATATCCACTGACTGTTTACTTAAATTGTTCCATCAAATAAACTGTGTGGTAAAGGcctttacacttcaaaaaaacattccctgtcctattaaaaaaagaagaaacagcttTGCAGTGTGCAGTATCATACAGACCTGAACAACAGACCTGGTCAATTACAAGAGTGTCTTAATCCTAACAGGATTTCTTAGACGGTCTTGTTTTCACTCATAAAGGACTGCACGCGGGTGGAAAATGTCTAGAAACAAGATAGCAACTGTCTGTGTAAGTTcgcagtcatccaggtcatggccTTTGGATCAAGCATTGAAGATAGCTGCTGATAAAACTCCTGTAATTTAAGCCATCTTGCCAGGAAAGAGAGTAGTCTACTAAAGAACACATCTTAGCCAAATTACAACAACAATCTCCAGCGTGCTTCAACTATTTCTGCTGCTACTCCAGTTACAGACACGACTACTGCTGGAGAGATTTAAAGGTTTAATGATCTCTGTGGGAAAATGAAGACTTGAATCTAAAACACTGCACACTGAGAAAAAGAATTTAAAAGCCTCTAGTAACAGCGTCAAATTAGCTAATTTTTAGAACGATTGCAAGCTATAAACACAACAGGCTGTTTGAGAACTGCttatgtcagtgtgtttgaCGCTTAGTCAACCATGATGTTTCCTGTGTGTCATCTTCCTCTCCCTTCTTTTTTACTTCCCACTCTGATTAAGTGCAGGATTATGTTGAATTACGATTCTGAACATTGAATACTTTCTTTACAGGTGAGAGTTGATGCTTTTTTGTGATGAGCTGTGATGTGTTTTATAACGGCACATAAGACGGATTCCTTTTCCTTGTGAGCTCACTGTGTAAAAGGAGAAGTTATATCCAGATGAGGATGAGACTTGAATTGATTTCCTTCCTTATTTTCAGAAAAGCAAAGATATATCTCCAGTACTCGCTTCCATCAgttcttcagtgtgtgtgcggGGGGAGAATTTCATCTATTGGTTTACACTAGCCTACACACATGCGTGGTCTTTTGTATTTTCTCCTCTTCGTCCTGACACAGGGTAAGTcgatattttgtcttttttttctgttttcttatatttgtagtgtgtgtgtgggtgtccaTATGTGTACAGTAGAGGCTAGGCTAGCTCATATTTCAGATTTATAAATGATATCTGCTCCATATCACCCAGTTTAATCCAAGATGTTGATCTCCTTCACAGTGTGTTCCAGCTCAACAAAGGTCATTGGCCTCTTCGGGCACAATGTCACCCTACCCTGTGTGTATGACTTCCAAACTCATGGCGTCGTCAGCTTCTGTTGGGGACGAGGGAAGGTGCCCTGGTCCAAGTGCTCCAACACAGTCCTCTCCTCACAGGACAGCGCTGTAGACATAAGACAGTCCCCCAGGTACCAGCTGCTAGGCAGGGTGACGGACGGAGACGTGTCCCTGACCATCCTGAACGCTGAGCTGAGTGATGCTGGTGCGTACGGCTGCCGGGTGGAGATCCCCGGTTGGCTCAATGACCATAAGGTCAACACACAACTGGTCCTGGAGGAAGgtaacacacgcacaaaaataaaaaaagaatcatccAGCGTGATCATGAATCTGAGCAAACTTTAAGGTTTTCTGTTCTCACCAGCTCCCGAGGTACAAGCTGTCACAGAGGACTGGACATTTACGTCTGCTGAGGCACAAGGTGAGAAATCACTTGAGATGAATAAATAGAtattaaaacatcaaacatgggGAATATGATCACAAATGTCTTCTTCTTATTTgcacatttaaacttttaaacacaaacttcaaattatacatttaaaactcTTTACAGAAACCTTGACAACGTCTGAGTCTACTAATACAGAAGATGATGAGCCAATATGTGGGAAGAATAGCATTGCAACATCAGAGGTATGGCATCATTTGCTTATAAATGTTATTGATATCAAATattcaaagcagaaaaaaatgtggaTAAATTGTTTTATATGCACGAGGACTCTCAGATATCTCAAATCTAAACCTACTACTACCTGCACAGTGTTTCTGCATCTTagcttattttttaataataaacttaaagaaatgtagaaaaataaagaactgGTCAAACCCCGGTCCACTGGTCAAAAGAAGCCGTTTTTAAAAACTAATTTCTGCGTAAAGAATCTGAATCCTGATAATAAACCTGTTTAAATCCTaaagaatcacatttttattgaaaatagaaaataatttaaCTTAGTAATAAGTAAGTAGTGGCCTGGTCAAAGATACGCTTGAGTTTTTTAATAAACTATCATTTAACTAGAGTGAATATTTCTGGCATACAAACCGGGTTCTTAATATAATTCTGCCTCATATTAATGATTTTCATTGCAGGAAGAATTCAAAGCGTTCCTGGGAGTGGGGAACTTCGGCCGGGTTGCAGctattttcttcctctccatAATCGTAATCCTCGTCTTTATTTTCCGTAAGTGTGGAACAGATTATAGTTTGTGACTGATGAGCCATTCAGATGaatttccacacacacacattaaaagtgGGCAGATATCAAGCAGTGGGAGTCACATACTGTAGAGTGCCGTATTTTTTTAAGAGACTGAGAATATATAttcaatgttttcttctttcttcttttcttcaaaCCAGGGAAAGGATTTCTGCCGAGGAGGACACTTGAACATCTCAACACCTCCGCAGCTGAGAACATTTATGAGAGTGTGCCTTGAGAGACGGTCGTTATTAAGAACAAAGGAGTCTATGTATGTCTATAAGGCATAGCTAATTGAATATCTGTTTGCCTTTAGCCGACTTTATCCTCAGTTTTAGAGAGAAACGTTTGAACTACTATCTGTCAATCAGCAAAAAGGCATATGTATATAGAAGCAGCTTACAGTCTCACCGTTCTCAGATTGCACAGAGAAAGGCTAATGTGTCACATATGTGCCTGAGAGATACAAAAATATCTTGTGGATTTATTAATTTGCCCTTTATCTTCAGTTTTTCGTGGCAGACGGCGCATTCAAGCTGGTGGAGAGTTTATACTTGTGGACATAACGCCACCTAATGGACTTTTACATAATAAGTCAAACAGAGAAGGtttaacctttttaaatgaGACGCTTTAACACAGTCTGTTTGAGACAGAGTGAGGACAGTGTGAGAGACTCTtcttattgtttatatttacaAAGAAGGTAGATGTCTCTTGTGaattgtgtataaaaaaaacttcagaataaaatcaaagttatgaaaaaataacaatatggACAGCCTGTCTTTTTCAAACAAATCTAAAATACAATCTGCACACTTTTCTTAAGTGACCTTTGAACGCCATGTTGACTTTAACTCGTGTCTTTCTGTGCACTTTCTATCATGATGGGAATATTTTCTTCACGGGGAGTCACTACACTTCAGATATTTAAAGATGCGTGAAATAAGATCAGGTGTGAGAAAATCATCtgaaaaaattttttttttttaatatagaaCCTTTctaaagtgttgtttttatatgCACCTGTCTACCTCTAAGAGTTGGTCCTTTCTTTACAGTACACTGTCTGAGCAAATAAGAGCAGATACAATTACTGGTGACGGCTTATAAACGTGAGAGCTGATTAAAAGTGTCTCAATATGGCATGACAGAAAAGCCAGTATGGTGGCATGATCATTTGTCTGTGTACACTTCTCaggatgatttcttttttttacgtgGGGTTGTATGAAATCACTCCTCAGTAGTGAGTTCATCACTTTTAGTAGATGACAGTCAGAACCGCCTCTTATTGGACAAGCTGCATTGAGCTCCAGCTTGGACGGTTACAGTAGCTATGCACTGCTGTGCACTGCGTAGCAGCAAGACATTTACAGACTTTCACAAGAGTCCTACTTGAATAAATCAGCAGTTAAACTGTGCTGTTCCGCTGCTTCACTTTGCTCTCAGCAGCAAGACGGCTCAAACTACTAGTCCTTATATTTCAAAGGTGGTGAATGCTTGTGTCTGTCATGTCTCTTCACACCGTGTGACTTTAAATATCTGTTCTGTTCAGTGCTGTGGGATACAAATCTGTGGCTATAGCTGCAGTTAATATCCACTCTCCACATGCAGCACTGAGACGACTCGGAGCACTGCTGTACCAAACTATCGGTTAAGATGGCGCTTAAGTAGTTACTGATATGACTCACTAAAAAGCACAGAAGATTCCCCACGCTCTCTTCAGGCTCGTCTCCACCTGCAACAGTTGTTCTGTGTACATTGATTCATTTTAGTTTCCTCAACATGAACAGCAATTTGTTTCTATCATGAACACCCGTTTTCATATCGGTGGGGTTCCAGAGGTATGTTTACAGCTCAGTCTTTTGAAGGGTGAAACTTCCTACATCGATTACTCACTGGACAAGAGATTAGTTTGTGCCAGTCCAATTCTAAACTGTTCTGTTCTCACattcctgtttcctttttcttcagTTCTACTTGGTCTTACTGTATGTTTCATCCACTTTTGATGTTATGCATGGCCTTTCTTTTCTCTatgcaaagagaaaagaatagccaaagaaagtactggagGGCAAAAATCACTTAAGGCTGATTTATTTAGGTGCAAAGGACCAGTGTTTTGACGTACCTCGTCTtcctcagagacacattttaaactgtgtCACTTCAAACCGTCCCTCAAATGATGAGCTTCATTTTAATACCAGGAAGAAATCAAAGCGTTCATGGTAGTGAGGAACGTTGGCACGTTTGCAGcttttttcttccccctccATTAACATAATCCTTGTCTTCATTCTCTATTTAAGGGAAGAGATTTTAGTTTGTGACTCATGTGCCATTCAGATTGATATAACATTTTTATAGTGGGAGGGGGTCCTCTTCTTTTTGCAGCAGGAAGTATGTTTTCCTCAGTCGGCATAGCTGGGCAGCATTTAATTTCATCTCGTCTAAATCCAATTAatgttgattaaaaatgtttttaagcataaacaaaacatttgtcaaaTTTTAAAATGCCTTTTAAGGTTCAGAATTTTCCATAACTACAAACTTTTTCAAATACTTACCACATACTCTAAATTTGTAACAgtataatattaatattataatatttttgaaaaagctgacattagaaaataaacatttaatgacaTTATATAACCCTGACTTTTACTCAACCCTCTCACTTTATTTGCTGATACAGTACATTAAACTCACTTTATGTTTGCATTAAGGGACAGCTTGAGTGACGGCCAGAActacaagaaaaacacagtctgcatagtttttttcttacagGAACTACTGTGTGTGCCATTTCGTTCATGACGttgttgatttaatttaagTTCTCAGCCTCTGAGGGAAACCTTTTGAACCCTGCGTGTTCATCAGTATGGAGAAAAATGTACCAAATTCTCttaagcagcagcagcgccCAGAATCCCACCATTCTCAGATTGCAGAGGAGCAGGGGGGGGTAAATGTGTCATGCGAGGCTCAGAGGAGGTAAAAATATCCAGTGATTAATTAATTCCCCTTTCTTGTTTATCTTCGTTTCTCCAACAGCAAATGTAATCTGACATAAAAAGAAAGCTAGTGAATGGTTTATACCTGTGATCACAATGCCACCTACTGGACTCAATACATTATGACTATGCACATGAACATATACAGCCCCAGAAAATTAAGACATCACTCATATGTTCCCTAAATCCACATCTCGAcatgattgattttattttattattgtgtcatacatcAACAATATGCCCTGTCCAAAACAGTCCTACAACACCCCATTATTAAGACCAAGAGTCCACACCTAATAATACTAACGAAATAAATCATCCTGATGTTTCTTCTAGGCTGTAGAGACTGGAAGCCATTCTTTAGGGACTGTTAAATCTTAACACAAGGACACCTCAATCTACTTCATGAGGTTCTGATGTAGTGATCACCTGACAAGCCATCGAAGAAAGACGAGCCTCTTTCCATGTTTTCACCTTGAGTAGTATAACGAAAGAGCATGTTGAGACACGAGCGGTTACAAATCAGTTATTCCACCAAATATTCACATCTGAACTCTGCAGTGAAAACATTATTCTGAGTGCATGCTTTAGTATCCACAACTTAAATAATTGTTTTCTAAAATTAGAATTGATTAGTGCTGTCATGCACACTTAATCCTCTCTCAGGACTTGCACACATTTTCAGtccatttttttccacaattaactttaaaggctttatatgcgatttttcacaattaaatgtaatataaatcaagtatatcctctgaaaataactctgtgagtcatgactgtctacaatgggtgtaacacccgagtcccactgtctgtgatgttttccgagtcctatcttcagtttgtttacatcgttgggCCGGCCGGCCGACTcatcccctcacgtataaaagttgtttaattgagagactagagaaaagaagaataacatactgtactcactgcttaactgcgtttctagatcacgctcatttccgggtaaatttacatgcagtgtgaagatacgagcataataaagatcgctagtattagcatgctaacacaacaatgcaacgcaagttgttttggtttcatgctggtgctcaagggcgacatctgctggatcaaaaaattgcatataactCAATTACAATTTAAAATTGTGCATCGTCTCCACTTTACAAAAGCCAAGTTGGCTAAAATCTACCCAAATCTGGACCACACTTGTGATAAATGTAAATCAGCACCGGCCACCTTAATTCATATGTTTTGGCTATGCCcttctttgcatgttttttgggagaccattttaaaatctttaagcGAGGCCTACAGCGTATCAGTTGAGCCACATCCTCTTACTGCCATTTTtagtgtaaaaccagaaaacGCTATTTGGTCAGGAAATCTTTGTAATGTTATCGCCTTCACCTGTTTGTTAGCACGTCGTCTGATACTATTTCATTGGAAAGAGCCTAAGCCTCCTTCCCATGCCAGGTGGATGAAGGAAGTCATGTTCAATCTAAAACTAGAAATGATTAAATGCACCATGAGGGGGAAAAAGGCTGAGTTCAGTAAAATGTGGTTTCCATTCATATAGCCTATTTCACTACTGTTACTGGGATAACAAAGTGGAATGACACACTCTTTAGGATTATGGGGTTTAATAGGAGCAGCTGCAAATGCCTGGATTATTTGTGTTCACTAACTGTATGTGGataaatgtatgtatatgtgtaaatGTAGATTACATTATGCTATCATTGTTGTTAAAAGCATTGCGGTGGGGTGGGACTGAGGGTGGTTTTGGGTGGTGGATCGGGGAGATAAGAGGGTTCGGGTAGGGATGGGTggctttatattttgtattctgtaCATCATACAGCGATTTATACTCTTCAAgttaaaaactcaataaaaaagaaaagaaatcgcatataaagcctttaaatcgatttatattttaattgaaCACTCACATCGAACtaataagacaaaaaagaggGTCTTGATTGtgacatttattttccatttcgGGCCTCTTTCCCTTGAGAATGCTCTGTGTtactctctctttatttctctttatgtCCTCGTTTGTCAAcagtttctcttcctctctttctgttccAGTTTTCTTCAAATGAGTAAGAGTAACTATAAATGctgatttgtttctgtttttgttgtcccGTTCTCCTGTGAATTGTTGGTATCATGTAAGCAAAATCTCAGAAAAACACTGCTCATGCATCTTTTCTGAATGAGCGTGGGAATTCCTCTTTATGTGGCTTTGACAGTGTTTTCAGGAATGTCTCATGTTATGACCTCTGTAAAAACTTGCTGAACTGTAGCATATCTGCATATTTACTTTCTCTTCTGCGTCTTGTAGgttgtttat
This is a stretch of genomic DNA from Labrus bergylta chromosome 9, fLabBer1.1, whole genome shotgun sequence. It encodes these proteins:
- the LOC109993518 gene encoding T-cell immunoglobulin and mucin domain-containing protein 4 yields the protein MRGLLYFLLFVLTQVCSSSTKVIGLFGHNVTLPCVYDFQTHGVVSFCWGRGKVPWSKCSNTVLSSQDSAVDIRQSPRYQLLGRVTDGDVSLTILNAELSDAGAYGCRVEIPGWLNDHKVNTQLVLEEAPEVQAVTEDWTFTSAEAQETLTTSESTNTEDDEPICGKNSIATSEEEFKAFLGVGNFGRVAAIFFLSIIVILVFIFRKGFLPRRTLEHLNTSAAENIYESVP